One stretch of Nitrospiraceae bacterium DNA includes these proteins:
- the fabZ gene encoding 3-hydroxyacyl-ACP dehydratase FabZ, with product MIDIKEIQELIPHRYPFLLVDRVIELEANKKVIGIKNVTINEPFFQGHFPGNPIMPGVLIIEALAQVGGVLAFASGNKGDAVYFMSIEKAKFRRPVVPGDQLKLLVKVLQQRGRVWKLSGEAIVDDKVSAECEFTAMIITKEQE from the coding sequence ATGATAGATATAAAAGAGATTCAGGAACTTATTCCTCACAGATACCCCTTCCTCCTGGTTGACAGGGTTATCGAACTTGAAGCAAATAAAAAAGTAATAGGTATTAAAAATGTAACTATAAATGAGCCGTTTTTTCAAGGACATTTTCCGGGCAATCCAATAATGCCCGGTGTTTTGATTATAGAAGCACTTGCGCAGGTTGGCGGAGTGCTTGCATTTGCATCAGGGAATAAAGGCGACGCAGTTTATTTTATGAGCATAGAAAAGGCGAAGTTCAGAAGACCTGTTGTTCCTGGAGATCAGTTGAAACTTTTAGTTAAGGTGTTGCAGCAGCGCGGCAGGGTATGGAAATTATCGGGCGAAGCTATTGTTGATGACAAGGTTTCAGCAGAATGCGAGTTCACAGCAATGATCATCACAAAGGAGCAGGAATGA
- the lpxD gene encoding UDP-3-O-(3-hydroxymyristoyl)glucosamine N-acyltransferase has product MKLSKIAELINGEITGNADVEITGVAGISDAKEGDITFFSDPKLIKECISSNASCIVVKEVLKEISRPQIKVSNPQYAFARLLEHFYVKPHKPSGINENAFVSGKANIGTDVSIYSNAYISDNASVGKKTIIYPGVFIGENSSIGDDCIIYPNAVIRENVRIGNRVIIHAGSVIGSDGFGYILEKGVHFKIPQTGGVIINDDVEIGANVTIDRATIGNTVIGKGTKIDNLSQIAHNVKIGENTIIVAQVGIAGSANIGNLVILGGQVGVADHSKIEDGAMVAAQAGVVGNLPKGVYSGSPAISHRDYLRAIISLPKLPDLIYKIKELEEKIKTFERREKE; this is encoded by the coding sequence ATGAAATTAAGCAAGATTGCAGAGCTGATTAACGGAGAGATAACAGGCAATGCTGATGTTGAGATAACCGGCGTTGCAGGCATATCAGATGCAAAAGAAGGCGACATCACATTTTTTTCAGATCCAAAACTTATTAAAGAATGTATTTCATCCAATGCATCCTGTATAGTAGTAAAAGAAGTTTTAAAAGAAATCTCAAGGCCTCAGATAAAAGTCTCAAATCCTCAATATGCTTTTGCAAGGCTGCTCGAACATTTTTATGTCAAACCTCATAAGCCTTCAGGCATTAATGAAAATGCTTTTGTTTCTGGTAAGGCAAATATTGGAACGGATGTCTCGATCTATTCAAACGCGTATATTTCAGACAATGCGTCTGTAGGTAAGAAGACGATTATTTATCCGGGTGTTTTTATCGGCGAAAATTCATCTATCGGAGATGACTGCATTATATATCCGAATGCGGTTATCAGAGAGAATGTCAGGATTGGGAACAGAGTTATTATTCATGCAGGGAGTGTTATAGGCTCTGATGGTTTTGGTTATATTCTAGAAAAGGGAGTTCATTTCAAGATACCGCAGACTGGAGGCGTTATCATAAATGATGATGTTGAAATAGGAGCCAATGTCACGATAGACAGGGCAACTATAGGTAACACTGTCATAGGAAAAGGTACAAAGATAGACAACCTTTCGCAGATAGCTCACAATGTTAAGATTGGCGAAAATACTATCATAGTTGCTCAGGTTGGTATTGCAGGAAGCGCAAACATCGGGAATTTGGTTATACTCGGAGGTCAGGTTGGAGTTGCAGACCATTCAAAGATAGAAGACGGCGCTATGGTTGCTGCGCAGGCAGGGGTTGTGGGAAACCTTCCAAAAGGTGTTTATTCAGGATCACCTGCCATTTCTCACAGAGACTATCTAAGGGCGATTATATCTTTACCTAAACTCCCTGATCTAATTTATAAAATAAAAGAACTCGAAGAGAAGATTAAAACATTTGAAAGGAGAGAGAAGGAATGA
- the ftsZ gene encoding cell division protein FtsZ, with the protein MFELEEAKQGAKIKVIGVGGAGGNAVNNMIASNLQGVEFVVVNTDHQIIETSLAPLKVQVGMKLTKGLGAGSNPDIGKEAAIEDRAVIAECLRGADMVFITAGMGGGTGTGASPVIASIAREMGVLTVGIVTKPFFYEGRKRSLNADAGIKELQSYVDTLLVVPNDKIGLVVEKGTPMLKSFAVANDVLRQAVQGISDLILIPGLINLDFADVKTIMSGAGRAVMGIGIGRGEGGALEAAKKAISNPLLEDTSSEGAKGIIINITGGLGLSLNAVETATSFIYDLGDKEANIIFGSVINPDLEDEVRVTVIATSFDEKKDKVELPQIKKLVIQKEKEKETASSFRGADRVLSKNLRADYVTSSSSDSEFIPCEDPLDVPTFMRKTSQVEI; encoded by the coding sequence ATGTTCGAATTAGAAGAGGCAAAACAGGGAGCAAAAATCAAGGTTATTGGAGTTGGCGGCGCAGGTGGAAATGCTGTAAACAATATGATCGCATCCAATCTGCAGGGAGTGGAGTTTGTGGTTGTTAACACAGACCATCAAATCATTGAGACCTCACTTGCACCGTTAAAAGTGCAGGTAGGGATGAAATTGACAAAAGGACTTGGAGCAGGTTCAAATCCGGATATTGGGAAGGAGGCTGCTATTGAGGACAGGGCTGTAATAGCTGAATGTCTAAGAGGCGCAGACATGGTGTTCATAACAGCAGGCATGGGCGGAGGCACTGGAACAGGCGCTTCTCCTGTAATTGCAAGCATTGCAAGAGAGATGGGTGTCCTTACAGTCGGGATTGTTACAAAGCCGTTCTTCTACGAAGGGAGAAAAAGGTCGCTTAATGCAGATGCCGGTATAAAAGAACTCCAAAGTTATGTGGATACATTGCTGGTTGTGCCAAATGACAAAATAGGTCTTGTTGTTGAAAAAGGCACACCAATGCTCAAATCATTCGCAGTTGCTAATGATGTGCTGAGACAGGCAGTACAGGGAATCTCAGATCTGATCTTAATCCCGGGCTTAATAAACCTGGATTTTGCTGATGTAAAGACAATAATGTCCGGAGCTGGCAGGGCAGTAATGGGTATTGGCATTGGAAGAGGTGAAGGCGGCGCTCTTGAGGCAGCAAAAAAAGCTATCTCAAATCCTCTGCTGGAAGATACTTCAAGCGAGGGAGCAAAAGGAATAATTATCAATATCACAGGAGGTCTTGGCCTTTCACTCAATGCTGTTGAGACTGCTACTTCGTTCATATATGACCTTGGTGATAAAGAGGCAAATATAATTTTTGGTTCAGTGATAAATCCAGACCTTGAAGACGAGGTAAGGGTGACTGTAATAGCAACAAGCTTTGATGAGAAAAAAGATAAAGTAGAGCTTCCACAGATAAAGAAACTGGTTATCCAGAAAGAAAAAGAAAAGGAGACAGCATCATCGTTTAGAGGCGCGGACCGGGTTCTCTCGAAAAACCTCAGAGCAGATTATGTAACGAGCTCTTCGTCTGATTCCGAGTTTATCCCTTGCGAAGATCCGCTTGATGTGCCGACTTTCATGAGGAAAACTTCGCAGGTAGAAATATAA
- the ftsA gene encoding cell division protein FtsA — protein MIRPRKTDKRRNIIVGLDVGTTKICAVVGEVKDGRAEIISIGSAPSTGLRKGVVINIDSTVDSIRKAVKESETLAGFGIDTVHVGICGGHIKGFESYGAVGIKGKEVRQQDVERAIDSASVVYVPLDREVLHVIPTEFILDGQDGIKDPIGMSGVRLEVKVHIVTGAVTSVQNLLKCCEKAGLDVVDIVLEPIASAEAVLSEDEKDLGVALVDIGGGTTDIAVYRNGSLRHTSVLAIGGNHFTNDIAIGLRIPLQEAERIKKKYGCAVPAMLVDKDEDMDVLGADKQLRNIPRKYILEILQPRCEELTELIKQEITGVPKVEAGLSGIVLTGGSSLLSGIDRLVEAEIGIPVRIGIPEGTDTPQSLPIQHSIMTPVYSTGIGLVLHGSKNLSDGVFHGDVFVKIFDKMKDWVKNLIGFENQRGTGKKR, from the coding sequence ATGATCAGGCCCAGAAAAACTGACAAGAGAAGAAACATAATCGTTGGCCTTGATGTGGGGACAACAAAGATATGCGCTGTTGTTGGAGAAGTAAAGGACGGCAGGGCAGAGATAATCTCGATCGGTTCAGCGCCGTCAACAGGACTTAGAAAAGGTGTTGTCATAAATATAGATTCGACTGTTGATTCAATAAGAAAAGCTGTTAAAGAATCTGAGACCTTGGCGGGTTTCGGCATAGATACTGTGCATGTCGGGATCTGCGGCGGACATATAAAAGGCTTTGAAAGTTATGGTGCAGTAGGAATAAAAGGCAAAGAGGTACGACAACAGGATGTTGAGCGTGCAATAGATTCGGCAAGTGTTGTTTATGTTCCGCTTGACAGAGAGGTGCTGCATGTTATTCCAACCGAGTTCATACTCGATGGTCAGGATGGTATAAAAGATCCTATAGGGATGTCAGGAGTGAGACTTGAGGTAAAGGTGCATATAGTCACTGGGGCAGTTACTTCTGTACAGAACCTGCTTAAGTGCTGTGAGAAGGCAGGCCTTGATGTAGTAGACATTGTTCTTGAGCCGATTGCATCAGCAGAGGCAGTTCTTTCAGAGGATGAAAAAGATCTCGGAGTCGCACTTGTTGATATTGGCGGAGGAACCACAGATATAGCTGTATACAGAAATGGAAGTCTGAGGCATACATCAGTTCTTGCAATAGGCGGAAACCATTTCACAAATGATATCGCAATAGGGCTAAGGATACCTCTTCAGGAGGCAGAAAGAATTAAGAAAAAGTACGGGTGTGCTGTCCCTGCCATGCTTGTTGATAAAGATGAAGATATGGATGTTTTAGGCGCTGACAAACAATTGAGAAATATTCCAAGAAAATATATTTTGGAAATTCTCCAGCCCAGATGCGAAGAACTTACAGAATTAATTAAACAGGAAATAACGGGAGTGCCAAAAGTAGAAGCAGGTCTTTCCGGAATAGTGCTCACAGGAGGTTCATCGCTTCTTTCTGGCATTGACAGGCTTGTTGAGGCAGAGATAGGAATTCCTGTAAGGATAGGAATTCCTGAAGGTACAGATACACCTCAGTCATTGCCAATCCAGCACTCAATAATGACTCCAGTATATTCAACAGGGATAGGACTTGTTCTTCATGGTTCCAAAAATCTTTCTGACGGAGTATTCCATGGAGATGTTTTCGTAAAAATATTCGACAAGATGAAGGATTGGGTTAAAAATCTTATTGGTTTCGAGAACCAGAGAGGAACAGGAAAGAAAAGATGA
- a CDS encoding FtsQ-type POTRA domain-containing protein, which produces MQAVKIRTMSINRKSSSRSSIKRMIIFWGGVIIFLAVLYLSVKYTVNSVRYTFFPVKEMIFVGNKHIADNDLKLIMELKGNEGLFELSTAELSEKLLKSPWIKSVSFRREFPNKFLVRVEETLPSAILEMNGRTHFIDDRGNLLQELKADSSVFLPIISGNIFKNSQTLSSTLELVRVIKEKGFINVKERIEIIIPPGSKPEEIAMQVDGTLIKIGYGEYENKIEKLLELEDEIARRGIPVDYIDLRFSKRVVVKPVNEVVK; this is translated from the coding sequence ATGCAGGCAGTTAAGATAAGAACAATGAGTATAAACAGGAAATCTTCATCGAGAAGTTCAATCAAACGCATGATTATCTTCTGGGGAGGAGTAATAATTTTTCTTGCTGTTTTATATCTTAGCGTCAAATATACGGTTAACAGTGTTCGTTACACATTCTTCCCTGTCAAAGAAATGATTTTTGTCGGTAATAAACATATTGCTGACAACGACCTTAAACTGATTATGGAACTAAAAGGCAATGAAGGCTTGTTCGAATTATCAACTGCGGAGCTTTCTGAAAAGCTCTTAAAGTCTCCGTGGATAAAGAGTGTGAGTTTCAGAAGGGAATTCCCTAATAAATTTCTCGTAAGAGTGGAAGAAACCCTCCCGTCTGCAATTCTTGAGATGAACGGAAGAACACACTTTATTGATGACAGGGGGAATTTGCTACAGGAATTAAAAGCTGATTCTTCTGTGTTTCTCCCGATTATCTCTGGAAATATATTCAAGAACAGTCAGACCCTTTCTTCAACCCTTGAACTTGTAAGGGTGATAAAGGAAAAGGGTTTTATAAATGTAAAAGAAAGAATTGAGATCATAATTCCTCCGGGTTCCAAGCCTGAAGAGATTGCAATGCAGGTTGACGGGACTTTGATAAAAATCGGTTATGGAGAATACGAAAACAAAATCGAGAAGTTGTTAGAGCTTGAAGATGAAATCGCAAGGAGAGGGATCCCGGTTGATTACATTGATCTCAGATTTTCAAAAAGGGTTGTTGTTAAGCCGGTTAATGAGGTTGTCAAATAA
- a CDS encoding D-alanine--D-alanine ligase, which produces MITDKKIGVIIGGISSEREVSLKSGEAVFNALKSLGYNAVKMDVKADVCEAVKKEKIDLAFLVLHGGWGEDGGIQGLFEVMGIPYTGSDLLSSALAMNKEASKKMFFYHEIPTPKFFVLDKDNYKSQIAYINFEFPWVAKPACEGSSVGVSIIKDKTKLKSAFDAGFLHGDKLLIEEYIDGKEIHIGILNNSALGGVEVRPSLEFYSYEAKYTAGLTEYILPPEVDEKIYKKAADAALAAHKALGCRGATRVDTRIDKAGNPYVLEVNTLPGMTETSLLPKIAKHAGLDFSALIEEILKETLQRGENAGS; this is translated from the coding sequence GTGATTACAGATAAAAAAATAGGCGTAATAATAGGCGGAATCTCTTCTGAGAGAGAGGTTTCATTAAAAAGCGGTGAGGCAGTATTTAACGCCTTGAAATCTCTTGGATACAATGCTGTAAAAATGGATGTGAAAGCAGATGTGTGCGAGGCTGTTAAAAAAGAGAAGATCGATCTGGCATTTTTGGTGCTTCACGGCGGCTGGGGCGAGGATGGGGGCATACAGGGACTATTCGAAGTTATGGGGATTCCATATACAGGCTCTGATCTGCTTTCTTCTGCGCTTGCAATGAATAAAGAGGCGTCAAAGAAAATGTTCTTTTATCATGAAATTCCAACTCCGAAATTTTTTGTTCTTGATAAGGATAATTATAAAAGCCAAATAGCTTATATTAATTTTGAGTTCCCGTGGGTTGCAAAGCCTGCATGCGAGGGATCAAGCGTTGGTGTAAGCATCATAAAAGATAAAACAAAACTTAAGTCTGCTTTCGATGCAGGTTTTTTGCATGGAGACAAACTTCTTATAGAAGAATATATCGACGGCAAAGAGATTCACATAGGCATTCTCAATAACAGTGCGCTGGGCGGAGTTGAGGTCAGACCATCACTGGAGTTTTACAGTTACGAGGCAAAATATACTGCAGGACTTACAGAGTATATTCTTCCACCTGAAGTCGATGAGAAGATTTACAAGAAAGCGGCTGATGCCGCTCTTGCTGCACATAAAGCCCTTGGCTGCAGAGGCGCAACAAGAGTTGATACAAGGATTGATAAAGCAGGCAATCCTTATGTTCTTGAAGTAAACACTCTTCCCGGAATGACTGAAACAAGTCTGCTCCCAAAAATTGCAAAACATGCAGGTCTGGATTTTTCTGCGCTAATAGAAGAGATATTAAAAGAAACCCTTCAACGAGGTGAAAATGCAGGCAGTTAA
- the murB gene encoding UDP-N-acetylmuramate dehydrogenase has protein sequence MLIDDRIWREIVPQNSFSGELNFKELMKYHTYLKIGGTADILVAPHDTVSLSNLIIVLNENNISFMVIGGGTNMLIMDNGIEGVVISLKNFRRLDLVRGGPDLVSMFVEAGVPLQRLVNFTKDNGYTGIEGLAGIPGFVGGAVVGNAGSFEYEMKDVVVSARIMYLNGKVGDMNAGELGLEYRQSNIPAGSIMLGADIRFRKDSKEDVAARIEDFLNEKKSRQPIAEPSAGCVFKNPNGISAGRLIDESGCKGMKVGDIEVSPMHANFFINTGNGTAADFLRLMYEVKSKVLAVHGINLEPEIKILGRE, from the coding sequence ATGCTGATAGATGATCGTATCTGGAGAGAGATAGTCCCTCAGAACAGTTTTTCTGGCGAACTCAACTTTAAGGAATTGATGAAATATCACACCTATTTAAAAATAGGCGGTACTGCGGATATTCTTGTTGCTCCGCATGATACTGTTTCTCTATCCAATCTTATCATTGTTTTAAATGAGAACAATATTTCTTTTATGGTTATTGGCGGCGGAACAAATATGCTTATTATGGATAATGGGATAGAGGGTGTTGTTATCTCCCTTAAAAATTTCAGGAGGCTCGATCTCGTAAGGGGAGGACCGGATCTTGTTTCAATGTTTGTTGAGGCAGGAGTTCCCTTGCAACGGCTTGTGAATTTTACAAAAGATAATGGTTATACAGGCATTGAAGGACTTGCAGGCATTCCTGGATTTGTAGGTGGAGCAGTTGTCGGCAATGCAGGGTCATTTGAATATGAAATGAAAGATGTAGTTGTGTCTGCGAGGATAATGTATCTCAACGGAAAGGTCGGAGATATGAATGCAGGAGAGCTGGGGCTTGAATACAGACAGTCAAATATTCCTGCAGGTTCAATAATGCTTGGGGCAGATATCAGGTTCAGAAAAGATTCTAAAGAAGATGTTGCGGCCAGAATAGAAGACTTTCTCAATGAGAAAAAATCAAGACAACCGATAGCTGAACCTTCTGCAGGCTGTGTATTCAAGAATCCCAATGGCATATCAGCCGGTCGGCTTATTGATGAATCAGGATGTAAGGGAATGAAAGTCGGAGATATTGAGGTAAGTCCTATGCATGCAAACTTTTTCATAAATACTGGCAATGGAACTGCCGCTGATTTTTTGAGGCTGATGTATGAAGTGAAGTCAAAGGTCTTGGCAGTTCACGGAATTAATCTTGAACCTGAGATAAAAATTCTCGGGAGGGAATGA
- the murC gene encoding UDP-N-acetylmuramate--L-alanine ligase yields the protein MFEHYRIIHFVGIGGIGMSGIAEVLHNLGYEVTGSDVKDSETTNRLRSLGIKVNIGHKSENVDNAHVVVISSAVSDDNAEVVEASKRSIPVIPRAEMLAEIARLKYSVLVAGAHGKTTTTSLIATILASAGFDPTIVVGGRLRATGSNAMLGKGDFLIAEADESDGSFLKLSPTIAVVTNIDREHIDFFKTMDAIRNAFISFMNKVPFYGSAIVCIENEELKKLIPHVHRKCITYGFSKEADIYAENIEKGFMSVSFNVVHEGKDIGDFTLPVPGMHNILNSLASIAVAMELKMNINVVREALNKFSGIQRRFELKGEERGIKIFDDYGHHPTEIKATLRAAKEGLIEKADNKGERLFVVFQPHRYTRTRDLMEDFAGSFNDADVLYLTDIYPASEKPIEGINTHVLLAHIKGKGHKNVAYFSDKAKLMDDLISKIKKGDAVFTLGAGDVWKIGENILEVMRSKNADR from the coding sequence GTGTTCGAGCATTACAGAATAATACATTTTGTCGGCATAGGCGGCATTGGAATGAGCGGTATAGCTGAGGTTTTGCATAATCTTGGTTATGAAGTCACAGGCTCTGATGTCAAAGACTCGGAAACTACAAACAGGCTCAGAAGCCTTGGAATAAAAGTGAATATCGGCCATAAATCAGAAAATGTCGATAATGCCCATGTTGTTGTCATATCATCTGCTGTGTCTGATGACAATGCGGAAGTGGTTGAGGCAAGTAAGAGATCAATTCCTGTAATCCCACGTGCTGAGATGCTTGCTGAGATTGCAAGACTTAAATACAGCGTGCTTGTTGCAGGCGCTCACGGCAAGACAACAACAACATCTTTGATAGCAACAATTCTTGCAAGCGCAGGGTTCGATCCTACTATTGTTGTCGGAGGAAGACTCAGGGCAACCGGAAGCAATGCAATGCTCGGCAAGGGAGATTTTCTTATTGCCGAAGCTGATGAGAGCGACGGCTCGTTTCTTAAACTTTCACCGACAATTGCAGTTGTAACAAACATAGACAGAGAACATATTGATTTTTTTAAGACAATGGATGCAATAAGAAACGCATTTATTTCTTTTATGAATAAAGTTCCTTTTTACGGCTCTGCAATTGTATGCATAGAAAATGAGGAGCTAAAGAAACTTATACCGCATGTGCACAGAAAATGTATTACATACGGATTCTCAAAAGAGGCTGATATCTACGCTGAGAATATTGAAAAGGGATTCATGTCAGTCAGTTTTAACGTTGTCCATGAAGGCAAAGATATTGGGGATTTCACTCTGCCTGTTCCAGGAATGCATAATATTTTAAATAGTCTTGCAAGCATAGCTGTTGCTATGGAGCTGAAGATGAATATCAATGTTGTGAGAGAGGCCTTGAATAAATTCAGCGGTATCCAGAGAAGATTCGAACTCAAGGGCGAGGAAAGAGGAATTAAGATATTTGACGACTATGGACATCATCCAACAGAAATAAAGGCAACACTCAGGGCAGCAAAAGAAGGCCTGATTGAAAAAGCGGATAACAAGGGAGAACGACTTTTTGTTGTCTTCCAGCCTCACAGATATACAAGGACAAGGGACTTGATGGAAGATTTTGCAGGATCATTTAATGATGCTGATGTTCTTTATCTTACAGACATATATCCTGCGAGCGAAAAACCTATTGAAGGGATAAATACTCATGTTCTCCTTGCACACATAAAAGGCAAAGGGCATAAAAACGTTGCTTATTTTTCAGACAAGGCAAAGCTTATGGATGATCTTATCTCAAAAATAAAAAAAGGTGACGCTGTTTTCACTCTGGGCGCAGGCGATGTCTGGAAAATAGGAGAAAATATTCTTGAAGTTATGAGGAGCAAAAATGCTGATAGATGA
- the murG gene encoding undecaprenyldiphospho-muramoylpentapeptide beta-N-acetylglucosaminyltransferase, with protein MRVIIAGGGTGGHVFPGLAIAEELKKRHKDVEITFVGTEQGIEARIIPREGYSIKFLRADKFVGMSILRKLKGICGLFISIMDSCKMFRELKPDVVIGVGGYASVAPVFTAFIRSIPNMIVEQNSVPGLANKILGKFTGAIGVTYQESISYFPKQKTYLTGNPIRERILKGSKEAAYSIFSLEKNKFTIFIFGGSLGARSINMAMIEAFGYMTDIKNNVQFLHQTGERDYEYIREAYRKWGMRGTVVPFIFQMAEAYAVSDIVISRAGATTLAELTAVGKPSILIPYPHAAGFHQDINATKLYEMKAAKMILDKQLKGELLAANIKELFLNQNARQEMEKYSRAFGRPDAAQKIVDIAMSLRRMSAAKSHSKGEK; from the coding sequence ATGCGTGTAATTATCGCTGGAGGCGGGACAGGCGGACATGTATTTCCCGGCCTTGCTATTGCTGAGGAGCTGAAAAAACGACATAAGGATGTAGAGATAACTTTTGTCGGCACTGAGCAGGGAATCGAGGCGCGTATTATTCCCAGAGAGGGATATTCAATAAAATTTTTGCGGGCTGACAAATTTGTTGGAATGTCCATTCTCAGAAAACTGAAAGGAATCTGCGGGCTTTTTATTTCAATAATGGATTCATGCAAAATGTTCCGTGAATTAAAACCTGATGTTGTTATTGGTGTTGGAGGCTATGCCTCTGTAGCGCCTGTGTTTACAGCATTTATACGGTCTATCCCTAACATGATAGTGGAGCAAAATTCAGTCCCTGGACTTGCAAATAAAATACTCGGGAAATTTACTGGCGCAATAGGCGTGACATATCAGGAGAGCATCTCCTATTTCCCAAAGCAAAAAACATATCTTACTGGGAATCCTATAAGGGAGCGTATTTTAAAGGGAAGCAAGGAAGCTGCATACAGCATATTTTCACTGGAAAAAAACAAATTCACGATATTTATATTTGGCGGAAGTCTTGGAGCACGCAGTATAAATATGGCAATGATAGAGGCATTCGGTTACATGACTGATATAAAAAATAATGTCCAGTTCCTTCATCAGACAGGCGAGCGTGATTATGAATATATAAGAGAGGCATACAGAAAATGGGGGATGAGAGGAACTGTTGTTCCATTCATATTCCAGATGGCAGAGGCATATGCAGTTTCTGATATCGTAATCTCAAGGGCGGGTGCAACAACACTTGCTGAATTAACCGCCGTAGGGAAACCTTCAATTCTAATCCCTTATCCTCATGCAGCAGGATTTCATCAGGATATTAATGCAACAAAATTGTATGAGATGAAGGCTGCAAAAATGATACTGGACAAACAGCTTAAGGGAGAGCTGCTGGCAGCAAACATAAAAGAGCTTTTTCTAAATCAGAACGCAAGACAGGAGATGGAGAAATACAGCAGGGCATTCGGCAGGCCTGATGCTGCGCAGAAGATTGTAGATATAGCAATGAGTCTCAGAAGGATGTCAGCAGCCAAGTCCCATTCAAAAGGAGAAAAATAG
- the ftsW gene encoding putative lipid II flippase FtsW, with protein MTRPHDRWIFIITCVLLGLGLLMIYSSTSVVNPNFTKKNITHFYYFNKHLLTMVIGFVFMFIAYRLRPETLKKFAIPLLVIASILLALVFVPGAGVSAGGAKRWIKLWPSTFQPSELVKLSMVIFLAKYMSMPDYKRDSFLSFIKPMAVVAAFQVIFLKQPDFGAAVTLGVIAIAMLFISGMRMRYLLSLMVFVIPIIYMLIKEPYRWRRIATFLNPWDNAQGSGFQLVQSFIALGSGGVTGVGLGQSKQKLLFLPEVHTDFIFSMIGEELGLVGAFIVTILFLALFLKGLSITNKTKDSFVYYLAYGLSIMIALQALINFFVVTGMVPTKGLPLPFISYGGSALLVNMTAIGIILNFSRGEIRNKVFDRTREAIVRKKALRSVYGNRMNFDV; from the coding sequence ATGACAAGACCGCATGACAGATGGATATTCATAATAACATGTGTGCTTCTTGGATTGGGTCTGCTCATGATCTACAGTTCAACATCTGTTGTGAATCCAAATTTTACAAAGAAAAACATTACGCACTTTTATTATTTCAATAAACACCTGCTCACGATGGTAATAGGTTTTGTATTTATGTTCATTGCTTACAGGTTGAGACCTGAAACATTGAAGAAGTTTGCAATACCGCTTCTTGTTATTGCATCAATTCTTCTTGCGCTGGTTTTTGTGCCGGGAGCAGGAGTTTCAGCAGGTGGTGCAAAAAGATGGATTAAGCTTTGGCCTTCAACCTTCCAGCCTTCTGAGCTTGTAAAACTTTCCATGGTTATATTTCTTGCGAAATATATGTCTATGCCTGATTACAAGAGAGACAGTTTTTTATCTTTTATAAAACCAATGGCAGTCGTTGCAGCATTCCAGGTTATATTTTTAAAACAGCCTGATTTTGGCGCTGCTGTAACACTTGGCGTAATTGCCATTGCCATGCTTTTTATATCAGGGATGAGGATGAGATATCTTCTTTCGTTAATGGTATTTGTGATACCTATAATTTACATGCTTATAAAGGAACCCTATCGCTGGAGACGAATTGCAACTTTTCTGAACCCTTGGGACAATGCACAGGGCAGCGGTTTCCAGCTTGTACAGTCATTCATTGCGCTTGGAAGCGGCGGTGTGACAGGAGTAGGACTGGGACAGAGCAAACAAAAACTCTTATTCCTGCCTGAAGTTCATACTGACTTTATCTTTTCGATGATTGGAGAAGAACTCGGTCTTGTTGGAGCTTTTATTGTTACAATCCTCTTTCTTGCATTGTTCCTTAAAGGTTTATCGATCACCAACAAGACAAAAGACAGCTTTGTTTATTATCTTGCTTATGGCCTCTCTATAATGATCGCACTTCAGGCATTGATCAATTTTTTTGTCGTCACAGGAATGGTTCCTACAAAAGGGCTTCCCTTGCCGTTTATAAGCTATGGAGGTTCTGCATTGCTTGTGAATATGACTGCAATAGGAATAATCCTGAATTTCTCAAGAGGAGAAATAAGGAACAAAGTATTTGACAGGACACGTGAGGCAATAGTCAGAAAAAAGGCTTTGAGATCAGTGTACGGCAACAGGATGAATTTCGATGTTTAA